One genomic segment of Vibrio quintilis includes these proteins:
- the frdD gene encoding fumarate reductase subunit FrdD, whose product MINQNPKRSDEPIWWGLFGAGGTWFAMITPVTILVVGLLLPLGIISPDTFSYENMTHFMANIFGALFTIGTLALPIWHAMHRVHHGMHDLKFHTGTVGKVACYAFAFLVSALAVIFVFMVG is encoded by the coding sequence ATGATAAATCAAAACCCTAAACGTTCAGATGAGCCCATCTGGTGGGGACTATTTGGCGCAGGCGGAACATGGTTCGCGATGATCACGCCTGTAACAATTCTGGTTGTCGGACTGTTGCTACCTCTCGGAATTATCAGCCCGGATACCTTCAGTTATGAAAATATGACCCATTTCATGGCAAATATCTTCGGCGCCCTATTTACTATCGGCACACTGGCGTTACCAATATGGCATGCCATGCACCGTGTTCACCACGGCATGCATGATCTGAAATTCCATACCGGAACTGTCGGTAAAGTCGCGTGCTATGCATTTGCTTTTTTAGTATCAGCACTCGCAGTCATATTTGTGTTTATGGTTGGATAA
- the glpK gene encoding glycerol kinase GlpK yields the protein MNEPEYIVALDQGTTSSRAVVLDKNATIVSISQRELQQIYPESGWVEHDPMEIYATQSATLIESLGKSGIRSDQIAAIGITNQRETTIVWNKETGKPVYNAIVWQCRRTTGICETLKQRGLEDYIRENTGLLPDPYFSGTKIKWILDNVKGAREDAEAGRLLFGTVDTWLVWNMTQGRVHVTDFTNASRTMLFNINTLSWDLRLLEELDIPLSMMPEVKCSSEIYGQTNIGGKGGTRIPIAGIAGDQQAALFGQMCVEPGQAKNTYGTGCFLLMNTGKEKVSSSHGLLTTIACGPGGQPVYALEGAVFMGGASIQWLRDEMKLLDDAKDSEYFATKVDSSEGVYVVPAFTGLGAPYWDAYARGMIVGLTRGSHANHIIRATLESIAYQTRDVLDAMQADSDIQLSALRVDGGAVANNFLMQFQADVLDAEVHRPKVTEVTALGAGYLAGLAVGFWHSLDELQDKAELDRSFMPHHDEEKRNSRYRGWKRAVYCVQAWAKLSDGE from the coding sequence ATGAATGAACCTGAATATATTGTTGCTTTAGATCAGGGGACAACGAGCTCCCGTGCTGTGGTGCTGGATAAAAATGCGACTATTGTGAGTATATCTCAACGTGAACTGCAGCAAATCTATCCGGAATCCGGTTGGGTTGAGCATGATCCTATGGAAATTTATGCGACACAAAGTGCAACTTTAATTGAATCGCTTGGGAAGTCCGGTATCCGGAGTGATCAAATTGCTGCAATCGGAATAACAAATCAGCGTGAAACAACGATTGTCTGGAATAAAGAAACCGGTAAGCCGGTTTACAATGCGATTGTATGGCAGTGCCGGCGGACAACCGGAATATGTGAAACACTGAAACAGCGTGGTCTTGAGGACTATATCCGGGAAAATACCGGCTTGTTACCAGACCCATATTTTTCCGGCACAAAGATAAAGTGGATCTTAGACAACGTCAAAGGTGCCAGAGAAGATGCAGAAGCCGGCCGTTTGCTGTTTGGTACGGTGGATACCTGGCTGGTATGGAACATGACACAGGGCCGCGTGCATGTGACTGACTTTACCAATGCTTCCCGCACGATGCTGTTTAACATCAATACCCTCAGCTGGGATCTGAGGTTGCTTGAGGAACTGGATATTCCATTGTCGATGATGCCTGAAGTAAAATGCTCTTCTGAAATCTATGGTCAAACTAATATCGGCGGCAAAGGGGGAACACGTATTCCCATCGCCGGGATTGCCGGTGATCAACAGGCGGCGCTTTTCGGACAGATGTGTGTCGAACCCGGACAGGCGAAAAATACCTACGGGACCGGATGTTTTTTGCTGATGAATACCGGCAAAGAAAAAGTGAGTTCTTCTCATGGCTTACTGACAACAATTGCCTGCGGGCCTGGCGGACAACCGGTCTACGCGCTTGAAGGGGCTGTATTTATGGGCGGGGCGTCCATCCAGTGGTTACGTGATGAGATGAAGTTACTGGATGATGCGAAAGATTCTGAATATTTTGCGACCAAAGTCGATTCTTCAGAAGGAGTGTATGTTGTGCCTGCATTTACCGGGCTGGGAGCGCCTTACTGGGATGCTTATGCCCGGGGGATGATTGTTGGATTAACCCGTGGCAGTCATGCCAATCACATTATCCGTGCAACTCTGGAGAGTATTGCTTATCAAACCAGAGATGTGCTCGACGCAATGCAGGCGGATTCTGACATTCAATTATCGGCTTTAAGGGTGGATGGTGGCGCTGTTGCGAATAATTTTCTGATGCAGTTTCAGGCTGATGTGCTGGATGCTGAGGTTCATCGCCCCAAAGTTACTGAGGTCACTGCATTAGGCGCCGGGTATCTCGCGGGACTGGCTGTTGGTTTCTGGCATAGTCTGGACGAATTACAGGATAAGGCAGAACTCGACCGGTCATTTATGCCGCATCACGACGAAGAAAAGAGAAACAGCCGTTACCGGGGGTGGAAGCGTGCTGTTTATTGTGTGCAGGCGTGGGCAAAACTCAGTGACGGGGAATGA
- a CDS encoding response regulator has translation MTTKTRVMLIEDDIRASYTLESTINQDPRFQVVAVSETCADALMQFKAFQPQLVFVDITLPDGNGLDIIRQLRDQDTDCHFIMTTAERETTTVEKAVQLGVIDYLVKPIRMSRISQALDDYARYKQKLVSASTVDQDDIDQLLRRSPVKTERRTPKGIDSTTLEALKKLLYKEKLHNFSAEDIGERMNFSRVTARRYLEYLESEGILRLILNYNTGGRPRRLYQMIE, from the coding sequence ATGACAACGAAAACCCGAGTCATGCTCATTGAAGATGACATTCGTGCCAGCTATACACTCGAGTCCACGATTAATCAGGACCCGCGTTTCCAGGTGGTCGCTGTAAGCGAAACCTGTGCTGATGCACTGATGCAGTTTAAAGCATTTCAGCCTCAACTGGTCTTTGTCGATATCACTTTGCCTGACGGAAACGGACTGGATATTATTCGTCAGCTCAGAGATCAGGATACAGACTGCCATTTCATTATGACCACAGCAGAAAGAGAAACTACCACTGTCGAAAAAGCGGTTCAGTTAGGTGTCATTGATTATCTGGTGAAACCAATTCGCATGTCGCGAATCAGCCAGGCACTCGATGATTACGCCCGCTATAAACAAAAACTGGTCAGCGCCTCAACCGTTGATCAGGACGATATTGACCAGCTGCTGCGGCGCTCACCGGTCAAAACTGAACGCAGAACTCCGAAAGGAATCGACTCCACCACACTTGAAGCACTTAAAAAATTACTCTACAAAGAAAAACTCCATAATTTCTCTGCAGAGGACATTGGGGAAAGAATGAACTTCAGCCGGGTAACTGCAAGGCGTTATCTGGAATATCTGGAGTCTGAAGGCATCTTACGGTTAATTTTAAACTATAACACCGGTGGACGCCCCAGACGCTTATATCAAATGATTGAATAA
- the glpD gene encoding glycerol-3-phosphate dehydrogenase: protein MSVVNQAGQVLDLIVIGGGINGAGIAADAAGRGLSVGLYEAMDYASATSSASSKLIHGGLRYLEHYEFRLVSEALAEREVLLKMAPHIAFPMRFRLPHRPYLRPAWMIRCGLFLYDHLGHRTSLPASHKVDLSLSGFLKEEMKTGFEYSDCWVDDARLVVLNILAARENGAETRNYCMVKQAVRQDGLWRVTIQDQLTGEQFERTARALVNAAGPWVQQFFEQHMQLVSPRHIRLVKGSHLVVPKIHAEEQAYILQNQDGRIVFVIPYLDQFSIIGTTDIEYHGDPRDVVISEEETSYLLDIVNQHFCHQLQRDDVIWTYSGVRPLCDDESNSPQAITRDYTIELDHDNGQAPLLSVFGGKLTTYRKLGEAAMDKLNPFFESMGKPWTSSARLPGGNFSCPRQQLSQTIHQQYPWLDESMVFRYVTQFGTNTWQLLADKMNLSQMGTCFADGVYQSEIDYVVQHEQVRKGEDFLWRRTKLGLSLNEDEQVQVTAYIERFYSEQRQKSVLKLVE, encoded by the coding sequence ATGAGTGTTGTGAATCAGGCCGGTCAGGTTTTGGATTTAATCGTTATTGGCGGAGGCATCAATGGCGCAGGTATCGCCGCTGATGCAGCAGGCAGAGGATTATCCGTTGGTTTATATGAAGCGATGGATTACGCGTCCGCCACTTCTTCGGCCAGCTCAAAATTAATTCATGGTGGGTTGAGGTATCTGGAGCACTATGAGTTTCGCCTTGTCTCTGAAGCGTTAGCTGAAAGAGAAGTACTCCTGAAAATGGCACCTCATATTGCTTTTCCAATGCGCTTTCGTTTACCGCACCGGCCTTATCTGCGGCCGGCATGGATGATTCGTTGTGGTTTATTCCTGTACGACCATCTTGGTCACAGAACATCTCTACCTGCAAGTCATAAGGTTGATCTCAGCCTGTCTGGTTTTTTAAAAGAAGAAATGAAAACGGGGTTTGAGTATTCTGACTGTTGGGTGGATGATGCCCGTCTGGTGGTGCTGAATATCCTTGCTGCCAGAGAAAATGGTGCTGAGACCCGAAATTATTGCATGGTGAAACAAGCGGTGAGGCAAGATGGTTTGTGGCGGGTCACGATTCAGGACCAACTGACCGGTGAACAATTTGAAAGAACGGCGAGAGCTTTGGTCAATGCTGCCGGGCCATGGGTACAGCAGTTTTTTGAACAACACATGCAGCTGGTATCCCCAAGGCATATTCGTCTGGTGAAAGGCTCTCATCTGGTTGTACCGAAAATTCATGCAGAAGAACAGGCTTATATTCTGCAAAACCAGGATGGCAGGATTGTCTTTGTGATTCCCTATCTGGACCAATTCTCAATTATCGGGACCACGGATATTGAATATCATGGTGATCCCCGTGATGTTGTGATTTCTGAAGAAGAAACGTCCTATTTACTCGATATCGTCAATCAGCATTTTTGCCATCAGTTGCAGCGTGATGATGTTATCTGGACTTATAGTGGTGTCAGGCCGTTATGTGATGATGAATCGAATTCACCTCAGGCAATCACCCGGGATTATACTATTGAGCTGGACCACGATAATGGACAAGCGCCGCTGCTGTCAGTCTTTGGCGGAAAGCTGACGACTTACAGGAAACTGGGTGAAGCAGCTATGGATAAGCTGAATCCATTTTTTGAATCGATGGGGAAACCGTGGACTTCGTCCGCCAGATTACCCGGAGGAAACTTCAGCTGTCCGAGACAACAATTGAGTCAGACGATTCATCAGCAATATCCGTGGCTGGATGAGTCGATGGTCTTCCGTTATGTCACGCAGTTTGGCACCAACACATGGCAATTACTGGCAGATAAAATGAACCTGTCTCAAATGGGAACATGTTTTGCTGACGGTGTGTATCAGTCCGAAATTGATTATGTGGTACAGCATGAGCAGGTGAGAAAAGGGGAAGATTTCCTGTGGCGGCGGACGAAACTTGGCCTCAGCCTGAATGAAGATGAACAGGTGCAGGTCACAGCATATATTGAACGTTTCTATTCAGAACAACGACAGAAGTCGGTTTTAAAGCTGGTTGAATAA
- a CDS encoding DeoR/GlpR family transcriptional regulator encodes MKQIPRHQKITELVKKQGYVSTEELVEHFQVSPQTIRRDLNELADKNQIRRYHGGATMPLSSENTSYSLRKSQNFSEKDHIAEALVRHIPDQATLFIDIGTTPEAVARALIKNHKQLRVVTNNLNVASMLLSKTDFKVILAGGEVRNRDGGIIGEATLDFIRQFRLDFGILGISGIDFDGSLLDFDYHEVRVKQAIIENSRHVFLAVDHSKFGRNAMVKLGNISQIDTLFTDVAPPEEIQAILDNYQVALEVTGESSDEAGDKS; translated from the coding sequence GTGAAACAAATTCCAAGACACCAGAAAATAACTGAATTAGTCAAGAAACAGGGGTATGTCAGTACCGAGGAGCTGGTTGAACATTTTCAGGTGAGCCCGCAGACAATTCGCCGGGACCTGAATGAGCTGGCAGATAAAAATCAGATCCGGCGTTATCACGGTGGTGCAACCATGCCACTCAGCTCAGAGAATACGTCATATTCACTGAGAAAATCACAAAATTTTTCAGAAAAGGATCATATTGCTGAAGCACTTGTCAGGCATATTCCCGATCAGGCGACGCTTTTTATTGATATCGGAACAACGCCTGAAGCTGTTGCCCGGGCTCTGATTAAGAATCATAAACAGTTGCGGGTTGTGACCAATAATCTGAATGTGGCCTCGATGTTGTTATCAAAGACGGATTTTAAAGTGATTCTTGCTGGTGGAGAAGTTCGTAACCGCGATGGTGGCATTATCGGAGAGGCGACGCTGGATTTTATCCGGCAGTTCCGGCTGGACTTTGGCATTTTAGGGATCAGTGGCATTGATTTTGATGGTTCACTGCTTGATTTTGATTACCATGAAGTCCGTGTGAAGCAGGCAATTATTGAGAACAGCCGTCATGTGTTCCTGGCTGTTGATCATTCGAAGTTTGGCCGGAATGCGATGGTGAAATTAGGCAACATCTCTCAGATTGATACCTTATTTACGGATGTCGCACCACCGGAAGAAATTCAGGCTATTCTTGATAATTATCAGGTTGCTTTAGAAGTGACGGGTGAGTCGTCAGATGAAGCCGGTGACAAATCCTGA
- a CDS encoding succinate dehydrogenase/fumarate reductase iron-sulfur subunit — protein sequence MSENRVQSVEILRYDPEKDQEPYLQKFSVPYDETMSVLDAVTYIKDHLDKNLSYRWSCRMAICGSCGMMVNGVPKLACKSFLRDYPDGLKLEPLANFPIEKDLIVDMTPFIERLEAIKPYILGNDRKPEDGANLQTPEQLAKYKQFAACINCGLCYAACPQFGLNPEFIGPAALTLAHRYNLDSRDHGKAERMKIINGENGAWGCTFVGYCSEVCPKNVDPAAAVNQGKVESSVDFVIAMLKPQEDA from the coding sequence ATGTCAGAGAACCGAGTTCAATCAGTTGAAATTCTTCGCTACGATCCGGAGAAGGACCAGGAACCTTATCTGCAAAAGTTCAGTGTCCCGTATGATGAAACCATGTCTGTCCTGGATGCTGTTACTTATATCAAAGATCACCTGGACAAAAACCTGTCTTATCGCTGGTCTTGCAGAATGGCTATCTGTGGTTCATGCGGCATGATGGTGAACGGGGTGCCGAAGCTGGCCTGTAAATCATTCCTGCGGGATTATCCGGATGGCCTGAAACTGGAGCCGTTAGCGAATTTCCCTATCGAGAAAGATTTAATCGTGGATATGACGCCATTTATCGAGCGCCTGGAAGCGATTAAGCCTTACATTCTTGGCAACGACCGTAAGCCGGAAGACGGCGCAAACCTGCAAACGCCGGAACAACTGGCCAAATATAAGCAGTTCGCTGCCTGTATTAACTGTGGTCTGTGCTATGCCGCCTGCCCGCAGTTTGGTCTGAACCCTGAGTTTATCGGACCAGCAGCCCTGACGCTGGCTCATCGTTATAATCTGGACAGCCGTGACCACGGCAAAGCCGAACGTATGAAAATTATTAACGGTGAAAATGGCGCCTGGGGTTGTACTTTCGTGGGTTACTGTTCGGAAGTCTGTCCGAAAAATGTTGACCCGGCAGCCGCAGTGAACCAGGGAAAAGTCGAATCATCGGTCGATTTTGTGATTGCCATGCTGAAGCCTCAGGAGGACGCATAA
- a CDS encoding anaerobic C4-dicarboxylate transporter has protein sequence MFYVHMMLLLIIIFIGIRHGGIAFGLLGGLGVTILAFVFGITPGHPPISVMLIILSVVAASATLEATGGLKLLVRFAERLMRKHPNQIVFLGPLCTYSLTVLVGTGHSVYPLLPVIYDVAYKRGIRPERPMAISSVASQMGITASPIAAAAAVVMATAVDNHLDIGLVDVLMVTIPATFCGLMAACTWSLKRGKDLDKDPEFKERCKDPEFVKELEDEDPGDGSNDGIDKNAKKGLTIFILGIATVVFVAMFGKDLGLLPKGVKMSVGIQFLMLAVGAIILVTTKVQPKRIVHSNVFIAGMTAVIIIFGIAWMSDTIISFHKAYLIDMVRDIVHSHPWAFAIAMFVVSVFLKSQAAVLTIMLPLGFSLGIPPKVLIGVLPACYAYFFFPFYPSDLAAITFDRTGTTRIGKYVLNHSFIIPGFIGVTTATVVGYFISMAVHQTF, from the coding sequence ATGTTTTATGTGCATATGATGTTGCTGCTTATCATCATTTTTATTGGTATCCGGCATGGTGGCATCGCATTTGGTTTGCTGGGTGGATTAGGTGTTACTATCCTGGCATTTGTTTTTGGTATTACTCCCGGACATCCGCCGATCAGTGTCATGCTGATTATTTTGTCGGTTGTCGCCGCTTCTGCAACACTCGAAGCAACGGGTGGTTTGAAACTTCTGGTCCGGTTTGCAGAACGATTAATGCGTAAGCACCCGAACCAAATTGTATTCCTGGGACCTTTGTGTACCTATTCTCTTACTGTTCTTGTCGGAACCGGTCATTCTGTTTACCCACTTTTACCGGTTATTTACGATGTCGCTTATAAGAGAGGAATCCGTCCGGAAAGACCAATGGCAATTTCATCAGTTGCCTCTCAGATGGGCATTACCGCCAGTCCAATCGCTGCAGCAGCGGCAGTTGTGATGGCGACAGCTGTTGATAATCATCTGGATATCGGACTGGTTGATGTTCTGATGGTCACCATTCCGGCGACTTTCTGTGGTTTGATGGCTGCTTGTACCTGGAGTCTGAAACGGGGTAAAGATCTGGATAAAGACCCTGAGTTCAAAGAACGCTGTAAAGACCCTGAGTTTGTCAAAGAACTTGAAGATGAAGATCCGGGTGACGGTAGTAATGACGGTATCGATAAAAATGCGAAGAAAGGCTTAACGATTTTTATCCTGGGCATCGCAACTGTCGTCTTTGTCGCAATGTTTGGTAAAGATCTCGGCTTACTGCCAAAAGGCGTAAAAATGTCTGTTGGTATTCAGTTCCTGATGCTGGCTGTTGGTGCCATCATTCTGGTGACAACCAAAGTTCAGCCCAAACGGATTGTTCACAGCAATGTATTTATTGCCGGAATGACCGCGGTCATCATTATCTTCGGGATCGCCTGGATGAGTGATACGATCATCAGCTTCCATAAGGCTTATCTGATTGATATGGTTCGCGATATTGTACATTCCCATCCATGGGCATTTGCAATCGCTATGTTTGTCGTGTCGGTATTCCTGAAGAGCCAGGCCGCGGTATTAACCATCATGTTACCTTTGGGTTTCTCTCTGGGAATTCCGCCTAAGGTTCTGATTGGCGTATTACCTGCGTGCTATGCCTACTTCTTCTTCCCATTCTACCCCAGCGATCTGGCGGCAATTACCTTTGACCGGACGGGAACCACCCGAATCGGGAAGTATGTGCTGAACCACAGTTTCATCATTCCCGGATTCATCGGTGTTACCACAGCAACTGTGGTCGGCTATTTCATCTCGATGGCTGTTCACCAAACGTTCTGA
- a CDS encoding ATP-binding protein, which produces MNNNQSMKLKSYLTLTTIATTSSIVILVTIAILYLLQDSYQSALEERGRELARVIAHDPKVIQAVNQKNQHQPTPQFSHYIESIRSRTDASFIVVVDKNAIRLSHPDSHKVGQHFVGDDIRPVLKSGQEYSTKALGSLGMAIRNFTPVYLDDQLIGAVCIGYLSSKISNIIFQQHIHIGLLIGLVYLLGLCTTMAFLWKMKRTFLDFEPEFIVNKFREHEMVFDSIRDAIIAVNQEMNITMINNSAIKLLSMGVLNRYDYKSHPLSNYSASLSHLLLENQGRYHQADFNIGKLKYKANIYPIKTAKGLIGHVIVFFANLTPNELEKELTYLKNYSELLRSKTHEYSNKLNVLSGMLQIGRYQESVEFIQQETDRYQTVINNIVQSVNDSAVAGLLLAKFNKASDMGVKFSIDQDTTLSSYHKQISEKLVTIIGNLTDNALLAAWQNRNSVTPEIWVYISDRGHYIMIEIQDNGTGVPEQIANRILEFGVSSKQSDEQSGIGLYLVKQLVDYFHGSLDWERTENNTTLFSIYLDKKETSDDNENPSHAH; this is translated from the coding sequence ATGAACAACAATCAGTCTATGAAACTCAAAAGCTATCTGACACTAACGACTATTGCCACAACGTCTTCCATTGTGATTCTTGTCACGATAGCGATCCTTTACCTGCTACAGGATTCTTATCAATCCGCTCTTGAAGAGCGGGGCCGGGAGCTGGCACGGGTCATTGCCCATGATCCCAAAGTCATCCAGGCCGTGAATCAAAAGAATCAGCATCAGCCAACACCGCAATTCAGCCACTACATTGAATCCATCCGTTCACGGACTGATGCTTCATTTATTGTTGTGGTCGATAAAAATGCCATCCGGTTAAGCCACCCGGACAGCCACAAAGTCGGGCAGCATTTTGTCGGTGATGATATCCGGCCGGTTTTAAAAAGTGGTCAGGAGTACAGCACAAAAGCTTTAGGCTCTCTGGGCATGGCAATCCGAAATTTCACACCGGTCTACCTTGATGACCAACTGATTGGTGCGGTGTGTATTGGTTATCTTTCCTCCAAAATATCTAATATCATCTTTCAGCAACATATCCATATTGGTTTGCTCATCGGGTTAGTTTATCTGCTTGGCTTATGTACCACGATGGCATTTTTGTGGAAAATGAAACGTACTTTTCTGGACTTTGAACCGGAATTTATCGTCAATAAATTCCGGGAACATGAAATGGTCTTTGACAGTATCCGGGACGCAATCATTGCCGTGAATCAGGAGATGAATATCACCATGATCAACAATAGTGCAATCAAACTGTTGTCCATGGGGGTGCTGAACCGGTACGACTATAAAAGTCATCCCCTGTCGAATTATTCAGCCTCACTCAGTCATTTATTGTTAGAAAATCAGGGACGGTATCATCAGGCTGATTTCAATATCGGAAAGCTGAAATATAAAGCGAACATCTATCCAATCAAGACCGCTAAAGGGTTAATCGGACACGTGATCGTATTCTTTGCCAACCTGACACCTAACGAACTTGAGAAAGAATTAACTTATCTGAAAAATTACTCGGAACTATTGCGCAGTAAAACGCATGAGTATTCAAATAAACTCAATGTACTGTCTGGCATGTTGCAGATAGGCCGCTATCAGGAATCGGTTGAATTTATCCAACAGGAAACCGATCGATACCAGACAGTGATTAATAATATTGTTCAGTCTGTCAATGACAGTGCCGTCGCCGGCTTATTACTGGCGAAATTTAATAAGGCATCCGATATGGGGGTGAAATTTTCGATTGATCAGGATACAACGCTCTCCAGCTACCATAAGCAAATTTCCGAAAAGCTGGTCACCATCATCGGCAACCTGACAGATAATGCACTATTAGCCGCATGGCAAAACCGCAATTCCGTTACGCCTGAAATCTGGGTATATATTAGTGACCGCGGACACTATATTATGATTGAAATTCAGGATAATGGGACAGGCGTTCCCGAACAGATAGCAAACCGTATTCTTGAATTTGGTGTCAGCTCAAAACAGAGTGATGAACAAAGTGGCATTGGTTTATATCTTGTCAAACAGCTGGTTGACTACTTCCATGGCAGTCTTGACTGGGAACGGACAGAAAATAATACAACACTGTTTAGCATTTACTTAGATAAAAAAGAAACTTCAGATGACAACGAAAACCCGAGTCATGCTCATTGA
- the frdC gene encoding fumarate reductase subunit FrdC → MSHRKPYIREVKRTWWSNHPFYRFYMLREATVLPLIFFTLCLLGGLMSLVKGPESWQHWLNFMSSPVVIVLNIIALLGSLFHAQTFFSMLPQVVPVRIKGKLLDKKIIILGQWAATLVISFIILAFV, encoded by the coding sequence ATGAGTCACCGTAAACCTTATATCCGTGAAGTCAAAAGAACCTGGTGGAGCAACCATCCTTTCTACCGGTTCTATATGCTTCGCGAAGCAACAGTGCTGCCGCTGATTTTCTTCACCCTGTGTCTGCTGGGCGGATTAATGAGTCTGGTGAAAGGGCCGGAATCATGGCAGCACTGGCTGAACTTTATGTCCAGCCCGGTTGTGATTGTACTGAATATTATTGCCCTGCTCGGCAGCCTGTTCCATGCCCAGACTTTCTTCAGCATGCTGCCTCAGGTGGTCCCGGTTCGCATCAAAGGCAAGCTTCTGGATAAAAAAATTATTATTCTGGGACAATGGGCGGCAACCCTTGTTATTTCATTCATCATACTGGCGTTTGTTTAA